AGTGTTTCTTTCAGCGCTGGTCCCCAATTCCCAAGCTCCTCGTCAATCGGACGAATCATTTTATTGTTAGCAAAAGGAGCGAGATATTGGTTGCCCGGCATAAGCATCAAAAGATCTGCTTTCTCTCCGCTTGAAGCTTTGAGAGCGTAGGCATTCGCCATGTTGTATAAGCTAACGCCTTCGAGATCGACTTTCGCATTAATCTCTTTTAAGGTAACCTCATTTAACTTCTCTTCAATTTTCGGAAGGTCTGGTTGCTCTTGCCCCAGAACCGCATAGTTAACTTTGATCGTATACGGTTCTTCATTAAAATCAATTTTCCCGGATAATTCACTATCACTCCCGTTTGAAGCGCTTCCATTATTGGGAGCCGATGTTTTCCCGTTGTTACTGCTACTGCACCCGACTAAAGACACCGCTAGTAATGCAGCCAATAACACTGGAGTGATTTTCTTTTTCATTTAAGTTCCCCCTTATAGTGGCAAAATCTCTTTCCAATCTTGTCTTTATTATAGAAAACAGGTGGCAGTTAACGTTATACATGATCCGACTTAATGGATTCCGAATTCCGACTAATTACTGTGTGACGTTACTAATTTTGAACTTCTGGGGAGACATTCCCGTCTCTTTGGTAAAGATGCGATTGAAACTTGAATAATTATAATAACCGACCAGCATGGCAATTTCACCAATACTTTTGTCCGTATGAATGAGGAGTTCTTTGGCTACTTCCATTTTTTTATTAATCATATATTTACTAATGGATACGCCAACTTCTCTTTTGAATATTCTTGTTAAGTAATCTGCATTCAGATGAACATTGTTAGCAATATGCTCCATCGAAAGCTCCTCCGATAAATGAAGATGAATATAATCCTTCGTTCTATCGACTGGATTAACCCAGTTTGTGTTCATCTTATCAAAGTTCTGCATACGATCCATGGCGTAAGTCACCCAATGAAGGAGGGCTTCCAACGACTCTGAAGCTTCACCTAATATTTGGTTTGATAGCTCATCACCAAACAGTTCGTTCACAAAAATATTTCGGCCTCTGGCAAATTCAAAAATCAAAAAGTGAAATTCCATCGTAAATTTTTTAAGAAAACCACGTGTGATTCTCTGACCATGAGATAATAATTTTTCCCTTATTTCATTCGAAATCTGGACATATCTGCCTTGTAGCATCCAATCTCTCCATCGATTGATAAGTGTATCGGTGAGTATAAAGCCATTTAGGTCGCGTACTTGATATAGAAAGAATATATCCGACGTTTGAATCATATTGTTAAAATCCATCTCTTGCAGTGACTCAATAATAGCCGGCATTTCGTAAATATTGTTTATTTCTCCTATATAACAACAGATGATTTCTTTAATATGCCCTTTTACCATATCCGTTAATTTGCGGCAAGATGCGTCAATCTTTTTAAATAGATACTGTTCCTCTAGACTCGCTTCCATATTCAGCATAACCAGAATTGACGTATCCGTGAAAGGAATGACTTCTTTTTCAGTTTCCGGAATAACGAGAAATTCATCCGTTATGTTTCTCAATGCATACTGCAGTAACTTCTGATCTTCCTTCGTAACTTGTTCAGTCCATTTCTTGGTAACAATTAAGATGGGAAGGTAGAAATTCTCGAGATTAATATCAAGTCGTTTCTGGCGCAAGTAATTCGTCAAGCTGTCTTTATTGGGTGCAATATCCCCGAGAAAAAAATCCTTCCAAAAATGTTTAATTACTGATTTCTTGTTTTGAATCCAAGAGTTGCTATTCTCTTTTAAAATTCTCTCCATTCGGATTTTCTTTATTGTATTTTCAAGAACAACCGTCACTCTAAGGAAGTCCAACGGCTTCAGAATGTAATCTACACTGCCCAGTTGCAGGGCATTTTGCAAAAACTGAAAATCAGCATGGCATGTCATAAAAACGCATTTTACATGCGGGTGGTGCTCATTAACCCATTTCAACAGTTCCAAGCCTGAACCCATTGGCATTTCAATATCGCTAAGTAAAATGTCAATTAGACATTCGCTGAATCTATGAATCGCTTCTTGTAAACTGGCAGCTACATAAATATTCTGGACCCCTACCTTGTCCCACTGAATTCCATTTCTCACAGCTTCAATCGCACTTATTTCGTCATCTACGATTAACACATTCATGTCTGTATCCTCCTGCTGCCGTTTTGACATCCATTCATCTAAGAGTATAATCATAATAGCCCGTTCGGGTTAAATTTTACAATATGGAGCTTGGTTATGAAACGACTTCGACACAAAGGATTTTACAACTCAATATTCATAAAGTTATTAGGAATATTCGCTATTTTAATTCCTGTGATTGCGATGTTTATCTACACCAACTATCAAGCCCGGTCTACGCTGGTTAAGCAGGTCGAGAACACCCACCAGAATATGCTGCAGTCCTATTGGATTCAAATAGACAACGAGCTCAATAATGCGGTAACTTTTGCTGTCAATACTGCCTGGTTCGAAAGTGATCTTCAACTCACGTTAAGCAACGACGAATCCGATTCAGAATTAGCCAAGCAAAGAATATCCTTGAATCTCTCTAAGCAAATTCTTTATGGCACTAACCTAGTCGACACTCTTTTTGTCTATACCGATAATGCTTATATATCAGCCAGCTCCAGCCAGAATCCGGAAGAGCGGAACGCCGTTAAATCCTACGTTATGCAAGCCGCAGCATCTTTGGAGACAAGTGACTTATCCTTAAAAACAGACTGGAAATTCATAAAGATCTATAATCACTCTAGTATGATTCACTTTAGCAAAGGTGACAATGGCGTGCTAACCGGAGTTTACGTTAATCTAGACAGATCTTTAAACTATTATTCGAAAAATAATCCGAATTTCACCTTATATCTTATACCGAATAACGACTTACAACGTGCAATTTCTGATATCCCTAAGAACAACCTGATTATTACAGCCCCTTCTTCTTCGGCTCCAATCTCGTTCGTGGAAGTTATACCTGAAGACACCATTTTGAAGGCCCTTCCTTTTATGCAAAAGTATACGCTAGCGATTTCTATAATTGTAGCAGCGCTGCTTCCGTTCCTGTTCTTCCTAGTAAGATTGACTGTGGTTCAACCGCTCCAAAAGCTGAACAAAGCGATGAAACATATTCAACGCGGAGACCTGCAGTATCGGATCTCACCTTACCGGGTGTCAAATGAGATTGCTATTGTAAATCAAACCTTTAATCAGATGATGGATGAAGTTCAGCATTTAAAAATAAGCGTATACGAAGAGGAAATCAAGCTTCAGAAGTCCCTCCTTCGAAGTCTCCAAATGCAAATACAACCTCATTTTATTATTAA
This Paenibacillus xylanexedens DNA region includes the following protein-coding sequences:
- a CDS encoding response regulator transcription factor, translated to MNVLIVDDEISAIEAVRNGIQWDKVGVQNIYVAASLQEAIHRFSECLIDILLSDIEMPMGSGLELLKWVNEHHPHVKCVFMTCHADFQFLQNALQLGSVDYILKPLDFLRVTVVLENTIKKIRMERILKENSNSWIQNKKSVIKHFWKDFFLGDIAPNKDSLTNYLRQKRLDINLENFYLPILIVTKKWTEQVTKEDQKLLQYALRNITDEFLVIPETEKEVIPFTDTSILVMLNMEASLEEQYLFKKIDASCRKLTDMVKGHIKEIICCYIGEINNIYEMPAIIESLQEMDFNNMIQTSDIFFLYQVRDLNGFILTDTLINRWRDWMLQGRYVQISNEIREKLLSHGQRITRGFLKKFTMEFHFLIFEFARGRNIFVNELFGDELSNQILGEASESLEALLHWVTYAMDRMQNFDKMNTNWVNPVDRTKDYIHLHLSEELSMEHIANNVHLNADYLTRIFKREVGVSISKYMINKKMEVAKELLIHTDKSIGEIAMLVGYYNYSSFNRIFTKETGMSPQKFKISNVTQ
- a CDS encoding sensor histidine kinase, yielding MKRLRHKGFYNSIFIKLLGIFAILIPVIAMFIYTNYQARSTLVKQVENTHQNMLQSYWIQIDNELNNAVTFAVNTAWFESDLQLTLSNDESDSELAKQRISLNLSKQILYGTNLVDTLFVYTDNAYISASSSQNPEERNAVKSYVMQAAASLETSDLSLKTDWKFIKIYNHSSMIHFSKGDNGVLTGVYVNLDRSLNYYSKNNPNFTLYLIPNNDLQRAISDIPKNNLIITAPSSSAPISFVEVIPEDTILKALPFMQKYTLAISIIVAALLPFLFFLVRLTVVQPLQKLNKAMKHIQRGDLQYRISPYRVSNEIAIVNQTFNQMMDEVQHLKISVYEEEIKLQKSLLRSLQMQIQPHFIINSLNMVYNLLENKDSQTAKKLIVHSVDFYRYMIKVDNDFVPLHEEIKHVDTYLQIQSIRYMDKFTYSLDINKMIADMLVPPMLIQNFVENSIKYSVQSNKCIHIAVNVDYFEIDFYPFAKIIISDTGNGYPINQLELLNQGKIIAGRDGEHIGIRNTVQRLSLLYEGKAHWRFYNDNGAVSELMLPALFPELAEPREGDEE